The nucleotide sequence AGACCGATGACTGTCCTGCCGACCAGTCGCCGGGATCGCCCGGCGCCAGCGGAGGCGGAGCGTCCTTCCTGCGGCCGCAACTCCCAGTCGCCGACACCTTGAGGAAACGGGACCGTCGTCGGTTGCTGGACGTGCGCCAGACAGGCTTCGAGGAGATTCGAAACATCCTGAGCCCGGGCGAAGCGACTGGCCGCATCTTTCGAGAGCAGTTTCATGACAATCCGCTCAAGCCACGCGGGAATGTCCGGATTGATCTCTCGAATCGGTCGAGGCGAGGTTTCGCGGATCCGGCGCAGAATTCCGAAGGTCGTTTCCGCACGAAACGGCGGCCGACCAGTACACATGGCGTAGAGCACGCCTCCCAGGCTGAACAAGTCCGAGCGGCGATCAACGGCGTCACCATTCGCCTGCTCGGGTGACATATACTGTGGCGTTCCGGCAATGATTCCCGTGCGGGTGAGTGTCGCGTCGTCGACTGCTCGGGCCAGGCCGAAGTCCGTCAGCAACACCCGATCGACATTATTCTCCAGCAGGATATTGGCCGGTTTGACATCGCGATGCACGAGCCCCTGGGAATGAGCCGCTGCCAATCCCGCCGCCGTCTGCATTCCGATGCGAAGGATATCCTTCAGTTCAAGTGCCCCTTTCCGGTCGAGTCGTTCCTGCAGCGACTCACAGGCAACCAGGGGCATCACCAGAAACGGCAGTTTGGCCGTTGCATTCACCGAGTGGATCGCCATCACGTGAGGATGGACGACCGCCGCCGTCGCCTGGGCTTCGCGGGCGAATCGACGCCGGGCCGCACCACTGGTTGCCAGATTTGGCGACAGGACCTTGACCGCCACGTGACGATGAAGTTCCTGCTGATAGCATTTCAGCACGATCCCCATCCCGCCCCGTCCAATCACTTCCAGCACTTCATACTCACCCAGCCGCCCCAGCGATCGGTCGTCGTCGCTGGGGTCCAGAAAGTCAACCGCGAAGTCCGAGGAAAAGTGCGAGACGTCCTCGTCGTAAGGTGGGGGACTGTAATTCGTCATGACCGTGCGACGAGCGGCGCTGCGTGCGAGTCGCTGACTCGCTTCTTCCCACCAGTTGGTTTGAGCGGCGAGGACTTCAAAATCCCGACGACAGTCGTCGCATGAAGAGAGATGCTCTGCAATCAGCGACTCTTCCGGCTCGGGAAGTGATTCTGTCAGCAGCTTTTCAAGCTTCGCGTGATCGCAATGCTGAGTATGTCGATCGTTCATGGCACGAGGCTTCACTACAAGGTTTTGTCGGAGCAGATTCTTCTACAATCGCAAAGTCAGTTACAAGGTTCGAAGAGATCACCCACCAACCGGTCCGCCATCCGGAATCCGCGCATCAGACTCAGGTCACGTATCACGCTCAGCTTCAAACCCCTCGACGATCTGCCGCAGTCGGGCGATGACCCGGCTGCGCGCGACATAGACGCTTCCCGTCGTCATTCCCAGGCTCTCGGCCACATCTCCGATCGGTTCATTCAACACGCACGTGCGCCAAAACGCTTCCCAAGTTGAAGGCTGAACTTCGCGCCGGGCCCGATCGGCCGCCGCGTCGAAAATCTCGTTACGATATTCTTCATCGAACGCGGCACACGTCCGATGATCGGGCTCGGGCAGACTCTTAAGCACCTGGAGCATGTCGGAACCACCCACTCCGCGACGCGCCGGCCCCCGTGCCGGAACTCCACGCTGGATGAACTTCAGTGCCAACCGGCGAGCAATCGTAAACAGCCACCTCCGAAATGAGGCTTCGCGGCCATCAGGTTGCCATTCCTCCACCGCAAGAGCGACCGCCATGACGACTTGCTGGGTGACGTCCCGTGCATCCGCCTCCTGCAGCCCCCGCTCCCGCAGCATTCGCAGCAACAAAGGTTCATACATGGCAATGAATTGGGCCCACGCCTGCTGATCCTGGGGATCACGCAGCCGCAACATCAAACTCGCACGGGTCTGGGGGTCTACCATTCATGACGCTCCAAATTGCTGCGTATCTATTCCACAGACGCCGGCGATCTTACACAGGATTTTTCATTTAAGACAGAATAACTGAATCGTTATGAACGGCGATGCTATTCTGCCGAACTTCGAGACATTGCGGTAAGCAAAAACTCAAACTTTGCCGGGATCTCCGTGATCTTCAGGAGAATTCGATGGACCGCTTTTCCCAGCCTGCCATCGCGATTGGACGTCAAATCCTGATTCGACCGGGGCACAATCGCACGTTCTTCGTCCACCCGTCCGTTCCTCTCGCGAATCCGGGGTGAGTTATCTATGATCCTTGAAATGATCGATTGATAGACTTTTCCCGCATCGCCCAGACGGGCTGTGTTGGGATGTTGTCGTTTGCGCCGCGGCAAATCAGGAGATTGAGCTGCGGCCTCACTCAGTTATGGATGGCAGCAACAGAAAATATGATTGCACAACTAACGGACCTTCCTGGCCGGATGCTGACTCAACCGGGAATGGCAGACGTGATTGCCCGGTTGCGCGCAGGCCAGGATGCAACCGTCGACGGCGCATGGGGATCCTCCGCTTCCCTAGCGGCCGTGACTCTCAGTCAACAGGCTCCGGGTACGTTGATCGTTGTCCTGCCACATGAAAAGGATGTGGACGGGTTCATTTCGGACGCCAGTTCGTTCGGAATCGAGCCGGACAATTTTCCCGCCTGGGCTGCTGTCCCGCACGAACTGAGTATTACCGATCCCATTCTCGGTAACCGGCTGCGGATTCCGCGCGCATTTGAGTCTGCATCTCCCCCGCGAATGATCGTGACCACGATTCACGCGCTGCTTCAGCCGGTCCTCACCCGCGAAGCACGTTCTGTCGCTTCTCGGACAGTTAAGGTCGGGGACGAGCTCGATCTGGACGAACTCACCACCTGGCTTGTTCGTCATGGATTCGAAAGAACAACGGCCCTGGAACTCCCGGGCGAGTTCAGCATCCACGGGGGGATCGTCGATGTTTATTCCCCCGATGCAAGCGACCCGGTGCGCATCGAGTTGTTCGGTGACGAAATCGAATCGATCCGCCTGTTCGACGTCGAGACGCAACGAAAGGTCAAGGACCTGACCGAAGTCGATCTGGCCATCGTCACGCAACTCGGCCACGAAGGGGATGCTGCACCACACACCCCTGAGCCGCAGGAGGGGGGGACGGTCAATGACACGGTCGCTCTTTCGAACCTGAACGCCTCGGCACTGGACTCACTCCCTGAAGATGCCTGGATTGTTCTTTACGACCTGTCCGAGATTGTCGTGGAAGGGGGGCGATACCTTGACCGGATGTCGGAACCTCGCGGCCTCTTCAGCGTCGCATCGACCTTGGAACGATGCACCCGACGGCCCTATGTGACGATCGCTCCCTTGCTTGCAGAAACCACGTCCCCAACCTGCCATTTACAGGTCGAATCGATTGAGCGCGTAGGGGGAATCAAAGGTGAAGCACTCAAGTCGCTGGTCGAAGTCCTGAGGGACGACGAGTCGGTGCTGATCGCCTGCCATAACGAAGCCGCACGGACTCGATTGAGCGAACTGCTGACCGAGGTCTTCCCTGACCCGGCCACCGTCGAGGCTCAATCCTCGTCCGATGAGGGCGCTGCGGGACGTGGTACCACAGAAAGGGATCCAGCGTTACCCCCCTCCCCTCATGCGGAACCACAAAGTCCTGCTTCCAGGAAGAAAGGGACAGACGAGAAACCATCCATCGCCAGAGAGTCCACGCCGATCAGCCGCGCAAAAATGGATAATGCGGCCGGCGGAGGCTTGAAGAGGTTTTTGCGCAACGCGGCGAAAGACGCCACACCCGCTAGCGCCAGCGACAAAAGTAACACGGAAGCGGCGCCCGCTCAGAAAACACCTTCCAACCATACAACGTCCTACATTCCGGAACTGAGTGCCACGAGCCTGGCCGCAGATCCGATCAGCACTCATCCGATTCTTTCGCGGATCCGTCTTTGCGTCGGTCATGTAGGCCGCGGGTTTCGACTGCGATCAGATCACCTGATCGTGCTGGGTGACAATGAACTGTTTGGCCGGTCAGAAGTCCGACGTACCACGAAGAAAAGCAAAATCGAATCGCGAGCGATCGACAGCTTCCTGGATCTCAGCCCCGGAGATCTGGTCGTACATCTCTCGCACGGGATCGCCCGTTTCCGGGGGATGGAGATTCAGCAGAAGGGAGATCACACCGAGGACCACCTGGCGCTGGAGTTCGGTGGCGGCGTAAAAATGTACGTCCCGGTGTCGCTGATCCATCTGGTTCAGAAATACATCGGCGGTGGGAAAGCTTCACCTGAGCTTTCGAAACTTGGAGGATCCAGCTGGGCGACCAAGAAGAAACGCGTCGCAGAAGCGGTCTGCGACATGGCTGCCGATATGATCAAGTTGCAGGCCGAACGTGACATGAAGCCGGGCCTGCAATGTCCGCCCGACAGTCACTGGGTCGAAGAGTTCGATGCAGCCTTCCCTTACACCGAAACCGTGGACCAGTTGCTGGCGATATCAGATCTGAAGAAAGACATGGAGCAGTTACGCCCCATGGATCGACTGATCTGCGGTGACGTCGGTTATGGCAAGACCGAAGTCGCCATGCGCGCGGCCTTCAAAGCCGTCGATGCCGGTCGTCAGGTCGCGATCCTGGTTCCCACAACTGTCCTCTGTGAACAGCACTTCCGCAGTTTCAGCGAGCGAATGGCCGAGTTTCCGGTCAACATTGCGTCACTCAATCGTTTCAAGTCTGCCAAAGAAGTCCGCGATACCCTGGCCGGCCTCGCGGATGGCACGATCGACATCTGCATTGGCACCCATCGCCTGGTCAGCAAAGACGTCCGCTTCAAAGATCTGGGGTTGCTGATCATCGATGAAGAACAGCGGTTCGGCGTTGAGGTCAAAGAACTGCTCAAGCATCTGCGACTGGAAGTCGATGTGCTGACCCTCTCCGCGACCCCGATTCCGCGCACACTGCATATGTCACTGGTCGGCGTGCGAGACATCTCGAGCCTGGAAACCCCTCCTCAAGACCGGCAGGCGGTCGAAACCCATATCTGCCGCTGGGATCGGGAATTGATCCGGTCTGCGATCGTTCGTGAACTGAACCGTGACGGACAGATCTACTTCGTTCACAATCGCATTTACAACATCGAATCGATTGCAGATCAGATCCGCAGCATCGTCCCCGAAGCCAAAGTCGACATCGTTCATGGGCAGATGAGCGAAGATCCGATGGAACTGGCGATGTGGAAGTTCGTCCAGGGTGAGACTGACGTTCTCGTCGCGACCACGATCATCGAAAGTGGACTGGATATCCCGAACGCGAACACGATCTTCATTCATCAGGCCAACAACTACGGCCTCGCAGAACTGCATCAGCTACGCGGTCGCGTCGGTCGATATAAGCACCGGGCTTACTGCTATCTGGTACTGGAAGAGGGAAAGACCCTGACACCTCAGGCTTCGCGAAGACTGAAAGCGATCGAAGAATTCAGCGAACTGGGGGCCGGTTTCAAAATCGCAATGCGCGATCTGGAAATCCGCGGTGCGGGAAACATTCTTGGAACCGAGCAATCCGGACACATCGCCTCTGTTGGTTATGAGCTCTACTGTCAGTTGCTGGAAAACGCGGTTCGTGCAGCCAAACGACAGCCGCTGCGTGAACACCGACACGTGGAAGTGAATCTCCCTGTTACCGCATTCCTTCCGTCCGAGTACATCCCCGAGGGGCGTCCCAAGATCGAGATGTACCGCAAGTTTTCGACCGTTGCGACGCTGGAACTGCTGGAAGAACTGAAGACCGAACTTCGCGACCGATATGGGCCGTTGCCCGAGCCCGTAGAAAAGATGATTCAGATCCGCGAACTGCAAATCCTGGCAGTCCAGTGGCAGATCGATGACATTCATCTGGAGCCGGGGTACGTCGTCTTCGGCTACCGTAATCCGAAAAAAATCGCCAAGCTGGCACGACTGAGCTTCGACCCCATCCGCATCGTGGACGAACGCGAGGCCTGTCTCGTGCTGCCGCCCAAGCCACCTGAACCGGAAGAACTGCTCGGGCTTCTCAAGCGAGTCCTTCAGTCGGAACTCCCCAAGTTCGCGGACAAAGGCTACCACAGCGACTGATCCCTGGACGAACAGCCACGCACGACTAATCGAGACTTTCCAGGTCGTAGACCTGGAAAGTCTCGTTTTTGTAGGCGGGGGTCAGTTCCATCGGCCCCAGTCGGTCCGTCAGCAGGTGCGTCGCACCGGTCCGGGCTCGCAGATCCTTGAGTTCTGTGTTCGAGTACAGTCCATCCGCGTAGTTTTCTTCAAACCACTTCTGCAGGAAGTTCAGCCGGCGATTCCACTCGACGATCCCCGCGGCATCCTGTGGACAGTCCTTGAACGAAACATATTCCGCGCGACGTGCAAACCACTTGAATGCCCATCCGTTACTGGGCGATAGAACCAACGCCTCCTGCCTGAGATGGGTGTCGATCCAGCCACAGGCATCCAGCCAGTCGTGGCGATTCTCGCGCGAGTAGCGGTTCTGGTCCGTCCGGGAATGGGCCAGCAAGGCGGCTCCCAGAAAGCAAACCAGCAGCAGCCACTGCGGTTTCCAGATCAGACACGCAAGACCGGGTGAGCGTGGTGCCACCAGCAGAGTTCGTTCAAGCACACTGACCAGACTGATGCTGAAAGCAACGGGCAACAACACGTCTGCCAGCCGAAAGGGATAGAATTTCAGCAGGTTCATTCGTTCGGCAAAGTACGGCATCAGTTTCGCCGGACGAGGTCCCCAGCCGATCAGAATGCCGACGAACGCGAAGACGACCGCCCACAGCACGATTCCATCCAGGCGGATTTTCGCCAAGGTACGCCCACCCCACGCCAGGCTGCAGCCCCAAAGAATCAGCAGAATTGCGTAGCCCACATACGACTGGGCGGAAAACATCATCGGATCAAGATGATGGGCGAGGCGGAAATAGACCTGCAGGTAAGTCCCGGCGTAACGCGTCTGGGCCGGTACCGTTTCGGTCAACAAACGGAAGACCGGGATCAGTCCCGGTAGCGAGACAACCGTGAAGATGGCTACTGCAATCCACGCCTGACGGGCTGAGTGGCCCGTCCCCGCCGAGGCCTGCGGATTTCCCATTTCCGCCGCAGCGGCATCTTGCCGCTGATAAAGCAAGCTGGACGTGAATGACCGGCGGTACCGGCGGGAATCCATCACGATACTGACGATGCGACTCAACGCATGCGCCAGAACACCCCAGACACCGACGACAGGATGAAAACTGATCGCCAGGCCCGCCCAGAGAGCCGCGCGTCGAGGTCGCTGCTGAAGCGTCTCAGCAAAGGCCAGCAGCAGGAACCCATAGCAGGGAACTTTTCCCTCTACGCCGCCGACAAGCCACTCACCCGAAAAATTGCCGATCGAGGCCAGAGTCAGATAGACACAGGCGACCCATAGACAGGACCACTGCGAGCAGAAGATTTGCGAGAGGCTTCGCGTCCAGCCCAGGGCGAGCAGAAAATAGACGATGCCCCGCCCCGCCCACGCCGCCTGATCCAGCGAGAGAACCTGGGTCAATGCCCCGATCGTCGCATAGAACACCGTATGAGCATTCGGAGAGGTTAGAAAGAAATCCGGTGCACACCAGTCGGGCTGCCAGTAATGCAGTGATTTGCAAAGATAATGAGGCTCGTTCGCGCCGGGAACCGGCGCGGCCAGAGCGCTATAAAGAAGAAATGTTGCCCATACTGCGATGAGTACGGGCCACATTGGTTTTTTGTGCGCTACACTCATGACTGGCGGGCAATCAGACATCGGCTAAAACCCTAGGCGGGCCATTCGCCGATGATACGGCAAGACACAGGCGATGACCGCTTCACCGCTCACGAAACGCGGTGGCCGGTTGCAACGACGACAGGCAACCTGCGGAATGAGACTGATACTCGTCACCGAATCGACAGGACACAGTCGATTCAGAGGGGCGCAGATCGCGATGGCCAGGTCTGCGGCAGAGTCCAGGACCGCATCCGCAAGCAGGATTATTTCTTCTTCTTGGTAGCGGCCTTCTTCAGGGCGCTCTTCTTGGCAACAGCCTTTTCGGCTTTTACGGCCGTCTTCTCAACCTTGGCAGCAGCGACCTTCTTGGCAGGTGCAGCCTTCTTTGTCGCTGTGCCACCGAAAATACGGTCATAGTTCTCCCAGAACTTTGGTGTTGTACCAGTACGAACAATTGGACCGCCCATTAAATACTCCTCGTATGATGAATCAAGATTGCGGCCGGCATCCCGCGATAGGTTGATAACATTGCCGTAGAACAGTTTGCGCTATCAGACGCGCGACGATTCTTCAATCGATAGACTCGACTGTCAAGCGAACCGCGCGTTGTTCACTTGAAATTACTCAGCTCGTTCGACCGATTCCGGTGTCCCCAGCTTCAGCGGGATCGTAATCCGTCTCCCTTCGCGTACGATTGTCAGCATCACTCCATCACCCGGTTGCTTCCCTTCGATGTACCCGAGGAAATCGTCGGCAGTCACGACTTTCTGATCATCAATGGCCACGATCAGATCTGCGGCCGATCGATCTTCGCGGTTCAATGTAAAGGGACCTCGCCGCGTCTTGGTAATCTTGGGACCACGTAATCCTGCTCGCTCGGCCGGCCCGTTGGGTCGCATCTCGGCGATCAAGAGACCCTTCTCGGTTTGATAGACTTTATCAATCCCACTTTCCGGTCGGATGACCCGCCCATTCTTGAGAAGTTGCGGAACCACTCGCGAGATCAGGCTGACAGGAATTGCAAAACCGACTCCCGAACTTTGCCCCGATGTCGTGGCAATGGCCGTGTTGATCCCAATCAAACGTCCGTGTGAATCGAGCAAAGGCCCCCCCGAACTTCCCGGATTGATGGCCGCATCAATCTGGATGATCGATTTGATCTTCCAGTTCCCGTGGATCTGCAGAGACCGATTGAGGCTCGAGATGATTCCCGTGGTAAGCGTTCGCTCGAGACCAAAGGGATTCCCCAGGGCAAAGACCCGCATGCCGACGCGCAGGACGCGTGAATCCCCGAACTGCACGGGAAATAACTCACCTTCGATGTTCTCGATCTGGATCACGGCCAGATCATTTAGTGGGTCTGCCCCGATCATGGTTGCCGTGTAGCTGGTTCCGTCGTAAAGGGTCACATTGATTTCACGAGCCCCTGTCACGACGTGGTAGTTCGTAAGGATATGTCCTTCGTGATCGATGATCGCTCCCGAGCCTGTCCCCTCGGAGTGTTCGGTCAGTAAGAGTCGCTCGGTCTTCACCGATTTGGCGGTGATGTT is from Schlesneria sp. DSM 10557 and encodes:
- a CDS encoding serine/threonine-protein kinase, which produces MNDRHTQHCDHAKLEKLLTESLPEPEESLIAEHLSSCDDCRRDFEVLAAQTNWWEEASQRLARSAARRTVMTNYSPPPYDEDVSHFSSDFAVDFLDPSDDDRSLGRLGEYEVLEVIGRGGMGIVLKCYQQELHRHVAVKVLSPNLATSGAARRRFAREAQATAAVVHPHVMAIHSVNATAKLPFLVMPLVACESLQERLDRKGALELKDILRIGMQTAAGLAAAHSQGLVHRDVKPANILLENNVDRVLLTDFGLARAVDDATLTRTGIIAGTPQYMSPEQANGDAVDRRSDLFSLGGVLYAMCTGRPPFRAETTFGILRRIRETSPRPIREINPDIPAWLERIVMKLLSKDAASRFARAQDVSNLLEACLAHVQQPTTVPFPQGVGDWELRPQEGRSASAGAGRSRRLVGRTVIGLGFCTLAAWGTWNLFTPTDSPMTSVGNDHQQLDGIDAAGASELQKEARTVSVLPHWNDTASELDAVEELVELLEAILADDAEFTDSKHN
- a CDS encoding RNA polymerase sigma factor; this encodes MVDPQTRASLMLRLRDPQDQQAWAQFIAMYEPLLLRMLRERGLQEADARDVTQQVVMAVALAVEEWQPDGREASFRRWLFTIARRLALKFIQRGVPARGPARRGVGGSDMLQVLKSLPEPDHRTCAAFDEEYRNEIFDAAADRARREVQPSTWEAFWRTCVLNEPIGDVAESLGMTTGSVYVARSRVIARLRQIVEGFEAERDT
- the mfd gene encoding transcription-repair coupling factor, with protein sequence MIAQLTDLPGRMLTQPGMADVIARLRAGQDATVDGAWGSSASLAAVTLSQQAPGTLIVVLPHEKDVDGFISDASSFGIEPDNFPAWAAVPHELSITDPILGNRLRIPRAFESASPPRMIVTTIHALLQPVLTREARSVASRTVKVGDELDLDELTTWLVRHGFERTTALELPGEFSIHGGIVDVYSPDASDPVRIELFGDEIESIRLFDVETQRKVKDLTEVDLAIVTQLGHEGDAAPHTPEPQEGGTVNDTVALSNLNASALDSLPEDAWIVLYDLSEIVVEGGRYLDRMSEPRGLFSVASTLERCTRRPYVTIAPLLAETTSPTCHLQVESIERVGGIKGEALKSLVEVLRDDESVLIACHNEAARTRLSELLTEVFPDPATVEAQSSSDEGAAGRGTTERDPALPPSPHAEPQSPASRKKGTDEKPSIARESTPISRAKMDNAAGGGLKRFLRNAAKDATPASASDKSNTEAAPAQKTPSNHTTSYIPELSATSLAADPISTHPILSRIRLCVGHVGRGFRLRSDHLIVLGDNELFGRSEVRRTTKKSKIESRAIDSFLDLSPGDLVVHLSHGIARFRGMEIQQKGDHTEDHLALEFGGGVKMYVPVSLIHLVQKYIGGGKASPELSKLGGSSWATKKKRVAEAVCDMAADMIKLQAERDMKPGLQCPPDSHWVEEFDAAFPYTETVDQLLAISDLKKDMEQLRPMDRLICGDVGYGKTEVAMRAAFKAVDAGRQVAILVPTTVLCEQHFRSFSERMAEFPVNIASLNRFKSAKEVRDTLAGLADGTIDICIGTHRLVSKDVRFKDLGLLIIDEEQRFGVEVKELLKHLRLEVDVLTLSATPIPRTLHMSLVGVRDISSLETPPQDRQAVETHICRWDRELIRSAIVRELNRDGQIYFVHNRIYNIESIADQIRSIVPEAKVDIVHGQMSEDPMELAMWKFVQGETDVLVATTIIESGLDIPNANTIFIHQANNYGLAELHQLRGRVGRYKHRAYCYLVLEEGKTLTPQASRRLKAIEEFSELGAGFKIAMRDLEIRGAGNILGTEQSGHIASVGYELYCQLLENAVRAAKRQPLREHRHVEVNLPVTAFLPSEYIPEGRPKIEMYRKFSTVATLELLEELKTELRDRYGPLPEPVEKMIQIRELQILAVQWQIDDIHLEPGYVVFGYRNPKKIAKLARLSFDPIRIVDEREACLVLPPKPPEPEELLGLLKRVLQSELPKFADKGYHSD
- a CDS encoding DUF6798 domain-containing protein, which gives rise to MWPVLIAVWATFLLYSALAAPVPGANEPHYLCKSLHYWQPDWCAPDFFLTSPNAHTVFYATIGALTQVLSLDQAAWAGRGIVYFLLALGWTRSLSQIFCSQWSCLWVACVYLTLASIGNFSGEWLVGGVEGKVPCYGFLLLAFAETLQQRPRRAALWAGLAISFHPVVGVWGVLAHALSRIVSIVMDSRRYRRSFTSSLLYQRQDAAAAEMGNPQASAGTGHSARQAWIAVAIFTVVSLPGLIPVFRLLTETVPAQTRYAGTYLQVYFRLAHHLDPMMFSAQSYVGYAILLILWGCSLAWGGRTLAKIRLDGIVLWAVVFAFVGILIGWGPRPAKLMPYFAERMNLLKFYPFRLADVLLPVAFSISLVSVLERTLLVAPRSPGLACLIWKPQWLLLVCFLGAALLAHSRTDQNRYSRENRHDWLDACGWIDTHLRQEALVLSPSNGWAFKWFARRAEYVSFKDCPQDAAGIVEWNRRLNFLQKWFEENYADGLYSNTELKDLRARTGATHLLTDRLGPMELTPAYKNETFQVYDLESLD
- a CDS encoding RNA polymerase subunit sigma — encoded protein: MGGPIVRTGTTPKFWENYDRIFGGTATKKAAPAKKVAAAKVEKTAVKAEKAVAKKSALKKAATKKKK
- a CDS encoding S1C family serine protease; its protein translation is MRFFLGCLLSAVLASLFTIWMTQGPVDGVLTAQDRRTRIESPVERVRPSTSRIYDEDGFSPEEAISVAVYEAVNRSVVNITAKSVKTERLLLTEHSEGTGSGAIIDHEGHILTNYHVVTGAREINVTLYDGTSYTATMIGADPLNDLAVIQIENIEGELFPVQFGDSRVLRVGMRVFALGNPFGLERTLTTGIISSLNRSLQIHGNWKIKSIIQIDAAINPGSSGGPLLDSHGRLIGINTAIATTSGQSSGVGFAIPVSLISRVVPQLLKNGRVIRPESGIDKVYQTEKGLLIAEMRPNGPAERAGLRGPKITKTRRGPFTLNREDRSAADLIVAIDDQKVVTADDFLGYIEGKQPGDGVMLTIVREGRRITIPLKLGTPESVERAE